A segment of the Anoplolepis gracilipes chromosome 14, ASM4749672v1, whole genome shotgun sequence genome:
attttttttatcataaatgacAAAGATGTGATAAATAATGTCAAATCATATCAGACAAATCGCCTAtcaaaaatgtcaattaaatttatgttaaaagcAGTTGTATAATTGCTAACCTCTAATGGATAAtgaaattcttataatatatatttttcttttacctcGATTTTCGATTCCGTCTTCTTCGATATCTACTGTGATCTGAGTCTGACTCGCTAGAATATCTTGCCATAACTCATTAAAATCTGCGATTGATAGTTGACAGCAGTAGGAGTAAAAACTTCCACAGAGTTTAGCTCGTTCAGCTCTCACGTCTTTTTTCGATGTTTAAAggttagaaaattataaaataaaatcataaaggCAAATAGTATGCATGTACATAGATCGTACTCTTTTAATGCGATACTAACGATTTTGATTGACCAATTAGAATAAAAGGAGCACAAATTTCTTTGTCCTGATtggttaattaaatgttactttacaAGTAGGATTTTTGAACGCATCTTAAGCGAAGCCAGTAATCTAACAGTCCTCGAGTCGTTCATTGCGTACGATCGCATGGTTTAGCTGAAGTTGAGGAGTGAGGAGTGAGGAGTGATTATACTCGACGAGATATACGCGTTCAAATCTGTCCGATATGCCGCCTGTCGACAGCTCCCCGAGAGGAAACATGGGCGGATTTCAGCAGATATGTTTGTTAAAAGTCAACGATACGATCccgttttatatgtataaatctaCGAATACCGGCATCACAGTTTGTATTGCGGAGATAGAGGGACCAGTTGTCAGCGGTTATTTCAATCTCGGTAATTGACATAtgtgtcagaataaaaataattttatgatgtaAAATTCACATGGATTCAATTATTTCgacaataaaaagattatttaatcactttttacttttatcaatTCTTTAATCAGTTACCGAAGCGTTTGATGACGATGGTCTTCCTCACACATTGGAGCATCTTATCTTTTTGGGAAGCGAGGATTACCCTTACAAGGGCCTTTTGGATCTCTGGGCTAATAGATGCCTGGCATCTGGCACTAACGCTCATACATGTCCGGATCATACTTATTATACTATGACGACAGCTGGTAGCGAAGGGTTTCTCTCCTTAATGCCGACATATCTTGAACATATTCTTTATCCCACTCTTCCggtaaagttttaatttttatgtcataaaaataatttttttatataattatatgagatCAAATATGTTTCAcacttttgtatatttttataggatGCAGCGTTTCTTACAGAAGTACATCATATTACTGGGGAAGGAAAAGATGCTGGTGTAGTTTACTGTGAAATGCAGGGTAAAGAAAATACAGGAGAATGTATAACACTTACAGAGTTATCAAAAGCAATGTATCCTGGAAAATGTggatataaatctaatactggaggtatgaaaaaaaatatatatatatatatatatatatatatatatatacaaaattgaattacaaatatattttaaatattatttatctctgtATACATAGGTGCACTGAAAAACTTGCGAGAAAGTACTAATACCGAGAAAGTTCGACAGTATCATAAGGATTTTTACAGGCCAGAAAACTTGACTGTGTTTATAGCAGGCCAAGTGAAACATGCTGATGTTTTCCAAGCATTAATGCccttagaacagaaaataataatgaaggtATGCTaacttgtttttaattttagtatcattagttaaatttataattaattttaaaagttaataagatAGAGATAGtacagaataaaaaagaatgtagactattgcaaattattatcattattgtttataagtagaatattatttcacagatatattatttaagaagtacataatcttgatattattctaatatttgctatataattttgattgagtataacttatattttcttttatttatataaacatttcttaTCTCTAATTATGAAATTGTAGGGAAAAAGAAGTGCATTTAAGAGGCCTTGGCAGACTTTAGTTGAACCACTTAAAGAAAGTATGGATCTAGATGTCTATTATCCATGCGACGACGAAGACAATGGAATGGTCTATGTTGCTTGGCGAGGACCATCTATAGTTTATGAATTGTACGATTATCTTGGTTGCTGTTTACTTTTGAAGTATCTTACTGATACATCCGTCAGTCCATTGCAAAAGGAATTTGTCGAGAGAGATGATCCTTATGCCAGCAACGTCGATTACGAACCATATGATTTTTCGACTTCAGCCTTGAGCTTCATGTTTGAAAATGTACCGAAAGATAAAATACCCCTGCTCAAGGATTCTCTGctaaaagtattaaatgatatatgttGTGTTGGCAACATAAACATGAATAGGATGAGGACTGTGATCCATAGAAACATTCTTGAAACTCTAAGTGCCTTGGAAAACGACCCGCACGATACAGTCACAGCTATGCTCTTTGGACACATATTGTATGGAAACACAAACGAAGATGTATgttgttatattattctatatttattcatgagttttattttatttaatacatcgagattataattagttttatttttcttaagctTGATCAGAGATTAAACACTATACGTGAtctgaagaaattaaaaaatgagccTGAGTTATATTGGGTAAatcttcttaaaaaatattttattctcgcACCAATGATTGTTGTAAAAGGCATACCTAGCATAGAGAAACAACGCATGTTAACTCAAGAAGAGGAGAAACGAATAGCCGAACAGATAGAAAAATTGGGTACAAATGGTTTAGAACAAAAAGAGAGGGAACTTCAACAAGCCATCAAGGAAAACGAAGTTTGTCCCTCTATATATTACtacataaatatcgaaaatatttatataacattttataactagtgatctttctttttaagaaaCCTGTACCTGATGAAGTATTGGCAAATGTGCCCATACCTAGCACAGACTCCATCAACTTCCAtcatattaaaagttatactACAGAAACGTCGGAACAGCATCCCAGATTAGATGTGACTAAACTGcaatttttcacatatttagaTCATGTTAATACAAACTTTGTTTATgtgagtattatatttttttctttttattatgccactttattaaaatataatttacgaagataattatcttttttttgccACTTTGCAAagcattgtaaaattatatttaatagctatGGCATTGATTActgaatatgatatatattaatcattatccttatttctaaatttagcTATTTGTTATCATGGACACTGCCTCTATTAATagagaatatagaaaatatattccacTATTGCTGGAAGTTATCATGGAATCTCCAGTGAGAAGAGATGGCCAACTGATTCCTTATGAAGAAGTAGTATCCATATTGGAAGCTGATACTATTGGAACTGCTACACAAATTGGTTTTAATAATTCCACAAGATTCTCATGTGGATCCTACAGTCACAACATTTACTTAATGCTTCAAGTAATAAATTgctacattttcttcttttaagtaattgcaattattcaaaacaaatgataatttttacatatctttttatagcttgaattagaaaaatatgaaaaaggcGTACAGTGGATTAAAGAACTTTTGTATGACACTGAATTAACAGTTGACAGATTAAAAGTAATTGCAGCAAAAATGGTAAATGATGTGGCGCAATTAAAAAGAAGGGGACACAAAGTAGCGAGTGATTTAATGAAAGggttaatatacaataaaggttaatttttattttttaagtcaaTAATTGTACCCTAAAAATACgatgtaatgtaaatatgacAAAGTGTAAGtgatttgtaatatatatattttttttttttttttttttttcaattttcagatAGCAATCCTTTCACATCCAGTATGTTGCGACAGCAAAAATTTCTTACTGATATCATAGAACGTTTGAATGATGATGTAGGCCAAAAGGAAGTTATAGCGGAAATCGAATCGGTCAGAAAAACTGTGAcatcattgaaaaatatgattttgtaCATAGCTGTTAACGTCGACAAATTAACGGTGCAAGTTCCAGACGTCTACGCCCCAtggaataaattcttttctgaTGTAGCAACGTCAGAGAAGACAAAGTAAATACTTTAAACAAATCATGACTTTGTTATTGCAAGCATTTGAATgctatttctaattaattcatttttgttctatattatattataggcGATAATAATGTAGAAAGAGGCAAAGTAGATCTTAATCAGTGACTTTTAGAATCTATTATAGCCTTAAgttgtaacaaatataaagatcTTTCCCTTTTTCATCAAACAAAGTAAAGTTAagaaaatgtatgtttttaaGATAGTCCAATGTAAAGATGTGGCTTATTCAACTTAAACAACTCTAAATTTCttctaatgtaattaattcagATTAATACTGCAATTTGGCTTTGATAATGAGATAAAAGTATgcattatgaaaatatgtaataattaatgtctaaataaattttaggcTTAATGTTACTGCTGACTGGTCACTGATGAATCCTGCAGAGGATATTACTCTCAATGGCTGTGTCACAGGATTGGGATGTATAGAATCTTCATTCTTCTGCCAGACTTGTCCAAGTATAAGCGACTATCAGAGTCCTGATCTACCAGCTTTGAGTGTCTGTTTGCAATATTTGACACAAACAGAGGTAAGGGTACgacaaatgataaatttaaaaaatcggtCAAATCACAGTTATTATGAACATACATTATTCCAGGGACCGATGTGGAGGTTAATCCGAGGACAGGGACTTTCATACGGATACGGTATAATTCCAAAACCAAACGAAGGACTTTTGTATCTGACTTTCTTTAAGGCTACAAATGCGGTAGCTGCATACAAGGAAACGAAATCGATAGTggtatgaataataattctaataaaacaattttattgagaatatataaaatgaacaaattacaaaaaatagatttctaCCAGATATCAAATTAAGAAAATGCATAAAAGGCATGGCAACAGCgaaaaaactgttataaatgaaaaaacaatAACTATGTAACTGATATATGTATCGGTTTTTTAAAGTTGTAGCATTATGCATGTGTTTTCTATTGCAGGAAGCACATCTTGCTGGCGACAAATGGGAAAAGTTACTTTATGAATCGGCGAAATCGTCTATGATCTTTGAGATTATTGAACAGGAAAAGACCATAGGCCTTACTGTAACTCAATCATTACTATCCTATTTTAGAAACGTGCCGCATGATTATAATCATCAAATGGTGCGACGT
Coding sequences within it:
- the LOC140673055 gene encoding uncharacterized protein C05D11.1; protein product: MPPVDSSPRGNMGGFQQICLLKVNDTIPFYMYKSTNTGITVCIAEIEGPVVSGYFNLVTEAFDDDGLPHTLEHLIFLGSEDYPYKGLLDLWANRCLASGTNAHTCPDHTYYTMTTAGSEGFLSLMPTYLEHILYPTLPDAAFLTEVHHITGEGKDAGVVYCEMQGKENTGECITLTELSKAMYPGKCGYKSNTGGALKNLRESTNTEKVRQYHKDFYRPENLTVFIAGQVKHADVFQALMPLEQKIIMKGKRSAFKRPWQTLVEPLKESMDLDVYYPCDDEDNGMVYVAWRGPSIVYELYDYLGCCLLLKYLTDTSVSPLQKEFVERDDPYASNVDYEPYDFSTSALSFMFENVPKDKIPLLKDSLLKVLNDICCVGNINMNRMRTVIHRNILETLSALENDPHDTVTAMLFGHILYGNTNEDLDQRLNTIRDLKKLKNEPELYWVNLLKKYFILAPMIVVKGIPSIEKQRMLTQEEEKRIAEQIEKLGTNGLEQKERELQQAIKENEKPVPDEVLANVPIPSTDSINFHHIKSYTTETSEQHPRLDVTKLQFFTYLDHVNTNFVYLFVIMDTASINREYRKYIPLLLEVIMESPVRRDGQLIPYEEVVSILEADTIGTATQIGFNNSTRFSCGSYSHNIYLMLQLELEKYEKGVQWIKELLYDTELTVDRLKVIAAKMVNDVAQLKRRGHKVASDLMKGLIYNKDSNPFTSSMLRQQKFLTDIIERLNDDVGQKEVIAEIESVRKTVTSLKNMILYIAVNVDKLTVQVPDVYAPWNKFFSDVATSEKTKLNVTADWSLMNPAEDITLNGCVTGLGCIESSFFCQTCPSISDYQSPDLPALSVCLQYLTQTEGPMWRLIRGQGLSYGYGIIPKPNEGLLYLTFFKATNAVAAYKETKSIVEAHLAGDKWEKLLYESAKSSMIFEIIEQEKTIGLTVTQSLLSYFRNVPHDYNHQMVRRIAAVTMDDMTRVAALYLKPLFDPKKCKTTIVCHPSKVAEIGEAFKGMSQNLKLYNCLEETYLSEW